One Lentibacillus cibarius DNA window includes the following coding sequences:
- a CDS encoding mechanosensitive ion channel family protein, translating into MELLGIQFNLAAIISFALRVGLLIFLFILFIPIGKKVIVKSIQRAGSSQKASPTRIKTLEKLLVNVFSYAAGFLFIIMLFAVLNIPIGPLLAGAGIIGLAIGFGAQGLVSDIVTGFFILLEHQLEIDDYITTAGYDGIVEEVGLRTTKIRSFNGTLNYVPNRHIEGVANHSRGNMRALVDMRISYHDNMDEAISVLERVCAAFQEDERFKDGPNVIGVQSIGSSEVILRVVGQTENGLQWECERALRKAIKEAFDQEGITIPYPHHVVIQKSN; encoded by the coding sequence ATGGAACTTTTGGGAATCCAGTTCAATCTGGCAGCCATTATAAGTTTTGCCTTAAGAGTCGGACTGCTGATTTTTTTATTTATCCTTTTCATACCAATTGGGAAAAAAGTTATCGTGAAATCTATCCAGCGGGCTGGTTCAAGTCAGAAAGCGTCACCAACCCGGATTAAAACACTGGAAAAGTTATTGGTGAATGTATTCTCTTATGCGGCAGGCTTCTTATTTATTATCATGCTTTTTGCAGTCTTGAATATTCCGATTGGTCCTTTACTTGCTGGAGCAGGTATTATCGGGCTTGCCATTGGTTTTGGAGCACAGGGACTTGTCAGTGATATCGTGACAGGATTTTTCATATTACTGGAGCATCAGTTGGAAATTGATGATTACATAACCACTGCCGGTTATGATGGAATAGTAGAAGAAGTAGGGTTGCGTACGACGAAAATACGCAGTTTCAACGGTACGTTAAATTATGTGCCAAATCGCCATATAGAAGGAGTGGCCAATCATTCAAGAGGCAATATGCGAGCGCTTGTGGATATGCGGATCAGTTACCATGACAATATGGATGAAGCCATTTCCGTGCTCGAGCGTGTATGCGCTGCATTTCAGGAAGATGAACGTTTCAAGGATGGTCCAAATGTCATTGGAGTACAAAGCATCGGATCATCTGAAGTCATTCTACGTGTTGTCGGACAAACGGAAAACGGTTTGCAGTGGGAATGCGAACGTGCCTTGCGGAAAGCCATTAAGGAAGCCTTTGACCAGGAAGGGATTACCATTCCCTACCCGCATCATGTTGTTATACAAAAAAGCAATTAG
- a CDS encoding YkuS family protein, with product MARIGVEETLTDVKEALAEMGHDVVDLHSEDDTGYCDCCVISGQDKDVMGMSTASIAGPVVNADGQNAEEVCQMVSDRLKTNQ from the coding sequence ATGGCACGAATAGGTGTGGAAGAAACACTTACAGACGTTAAAGAAGCGTTAGCAGAAATGGGGCATGATGTCGTCGATCTACATTCAGAAGATGACACCGGGTACTGTGATTGCTGTGTCATTTCTGGACAGGATAAAGATGTGATGGGGATGTCAACAGCAAGTATAGCAGGCCCCGTCGTTAATGCAGATGGTCAGAATGCCGAAGAAGTATGCCAAATGGTGAGCGACCGACTGAAAACAAATCAATAG
- a CDS encoding TlpA family protein disulfide reductase, with protein sequence MKLRDQMPELKGATKWLNSKPISKKKLIGKKPTFIHFWSISCSMCKKMMPKVNELCAEYKQDVNVISVHMPLSEKDKDLEAVKRTAAEHNITQPIFIDDQHILTDAFENEYVPAYYVFDASGKLRYRQAGRTGIKMLQKRINRILNE encoded by the coding sequence ATGAAATTACGTGATCAGATGCCTGAGCTTAAAGGCGCAACAAAATGGTTAAACAGTAAACCAATATCAAAAAAAAAGCTAATCGGAAAGAAGCCAACGTTCATTCATTTTTGGTCAATTAGCTGCAGCATGTGCAAAAAAATGATGCCGAAAGTGAATGAACTTTGTGCTGAATACAAACAAGATGTAAACGTGATATCTGTCCACATGCCGCTTTCTGAGAAAGATAAGGATCTAGAAGCGGTGAAACGGACAGCAGCAGAACACAACATAACCCAGCCGATTTTTATAGACGATCAGCACATACTGACTGATGCATTTGAAAATGAGTATGTGCCGGCATACTATGTGTTTGATGCAAGCGGTAAATTGAGGTATCGCCAAGCTGGGCGGACAGGAATAAAAATGCTTCAGAAACGTATTAACCGGATTTTAAACGAATAG